The Osmia bicornis bicornis chromosome 12, iOsmBic2.1, whole genome shotgun sequence genome contains the following window.
tgaaatattgtaGATATTTATAATTCATGTATTTAcatgtattaaaattcagATTCATTTCTACAAAATTGTAGtagttttaattattaatcttGATTCATTTATCGATAGCGTTTCAAATGCATAAAGCGCGGGaaggtaattaaatttgaaatcatACCTAATAAAAGGCGCCACATTAATTTGTATATCATCtaatataaatttacaaaatcttaatattttaaaaagaagtTTAAAAATGATCTTGCAGAAGATATATATATCAcatactttttctttttgtgaGTTAAAATCTGTTATTACCACATTAATCGTTCTAACTAAATGGTTTTAATTAATGTAACAACagcgaataaatattttcaggaAAACACTTGGTACTGGTGACAGACCCAGAAATCGTCGAGGAGGCATATGCGTTCGACAATCCTTGTTTCAAGGATGTCACAACATCTCCAACTAACCGAACACGAGAAGGGGCGATATCTATGACATCTGGGGATACCCCAGGTAAAGATTCTGCACGATGGTCTACTTCTTGGACATCCTTGGGACTTGGTTCAACTAACCGCAATGATAAGCGAAAAACTCTCGACGATTCCTGTCTCGGAGTAAGTCCtttctcatttttctttttgaagtTTTATacaattctgaaattattatatgtattaataCTTGTAGATTATTGCCTGGTTTCTTTAGACCCACGTTTTACAAAtctaacatttatttaattataatttttactttgTATAGGTGATCTTGGATGCCTGTTTCAAATACAGAAAGATTAATCATTGATGTTAAGAAGTAACAGCTGACTTGGCTTATGATAGATTTGTTTAAAGATTAAAGAGTTATTTTAAGAACCtgatatttaaagaaaaaattaataaaattaatgataaaatatacagGAAAAGCAAAGATTCGAGTGTCATACAAAAGTCAGGGAAAAAGATTGATTTCTGAGTTTGAAAAAATCTACCAACACTCGTGCGGGTGTTAAGTACGTGTGAACTTTACAGAAATGTTTTCCTTAAAAGAAATCCgcaatgattataaattatacGTTTCAACATTCAAAACGCACCGTGTATTGTTCACGACCAAATTTGGTTGCATGAACAGTTAAGCTAGCCATTTGTGATACGTGTCCTTATGTTTCTTGACGAAGAGGAAGTCCACAGTGTATGAGTCGAATTATAAAGTTTCATTTCGGAAACATTTATTTCGttcaatatattatttttagttAGTGTAGTATAGTATCAGTATTAGTAGAATAAGGAATAGCATAGTATTGGCATTGGTAAAGTACTAATACTAATACTATATTATATCATATTTCTGTATTTAAAGTTAAAAAGTTctgttaatataattaataatttttttgtgCAGCCAAAAGCTACAAGAATCAGCGAAGTTAACTTGAAAAGCCGAGATTTCACAGGACTGGGATTTAATATTTGTGGTAATATGAGAGAAGGAATTTTCGTTAAAGATCTCTTACATCGTGGACCTGCATCAGAATCTGGGAAAATACATCCTGGTTAGTAATTACCATGTTAATTCCATTTAACTATATTACAATCAatctcttatttttcttttttttatatattctcATCAGTACTATATAGCATAACGTAAAAAGAAActgtaatttatatatttacagGTGACCGCATAGCCAGTGTGAAAATTAGTTTTCGAAATATGGTGTACGAAGACGCATTAACGATCTTAAGTTACGCTTCGCCATATGACGTAAAGCTTGAAGTAGAAAGCGGTGGGATTGGATCAAAACCGACCACTCTTTTGAAGAAAAGCGTTGGTCCAAGCGCAGCAAGAATTTGCCACCCTTTGTATAGAAGTCAATCAATCCCAGAACTCTCCCAATCAAAGAGCGTTGCAAAAAGATTATTCATAGTAGACCCAAACGAATCCATCAGTTCCAATTACTCAACTATGAATTCAACCTTAAAATCTTCCAAATCTACACCTGGCAAACAACCATTTGAGAAACGGCACGAAGAGTCAAAAAGCAATCACCATAAATTTGGTATCAAGGTTCTACCTGCTCTGGACGGAACTGTTCATCGCATTGAAAATCAAAATGAGCATAATACAAACCTAGAAAGAAGACACTCAAAGAAGTTagacaaagaaaaatatttatccaACACAAGTAAAAGcgataaaaaggaagaagctCAACGACAACAAAATTCCCAAGTATTAAGTAGACCCAAGGAGAAAACGGATCTTTTTGATATGTGCAGTGTAGACACATTAGATAAAGGTAAAAAAAGTGGAGATGCTACAATTCATATTCCACAGGAAGTACCTGCGGAAGTGCACAATGCAGCCATGGCTGCTCGAAGGAACAGAAAAAACAGTTCTGAACTGTTGAATGCTCAAAAAGACATTGAGTCAGTAGAAACTGAAGATTCAAAGAATCagcagaaaaataaaagaaaagctCCACCACCTCCAACAAGCAATTTGGAGGCTGAACAAATTACAGTGAAGAAGGATTCTGTTATAAAGAAAGAGTATGAAATTAATAGCATCAGCGATTTCACAGAATCTTTATCAGATTATGTAAACAAAGTACGTGAAAATACAGAAACACATGGAGAACAAAAAATGGAGACCTTGATAATCGATGGAAGACATTCTGAATCTGACACTGATAGTGAAATACAGAATAGCTTTACGACcattgaattaaattctaCTAACATTACTATTCATCAGACACCTGTACCTGAGACGAACGACGACGAAGATGACGAAGATGATGTTTATAGAAAGGCGGCAAGTTTAGGAGATCTGTCCAAGTACGAATGCAAGACATCAGCAACTCTTGAAAGAGCACAAAGCCTTGACATGACGGACACAGGCACAAAAAAGCGCAAAGCACCTCTTCCACCGGAAGATATCAATGAGTCTACAGAAGATCTAACTAAACTTGATCAAATGGACACCTTTGATAGACGGTTGCTAAAAAAATCTAACGAATGGGGTACCCTAGAGAACGTTTGGCGTAAGAAACAAGACggagaagaaaaatcaaagaaatCAAGAGTTAGAAAGAAAAGCAACGAACGACCCAAATCTTCTgtagaaattcaattaaaagatGACACCTCtgatgaaaaaaaagatgatGAAACTAGCATTGAACTCTACAATCTTCCTCTAAGTAAACGACTTACAGAAGAATTTATTCATACCGAGAGAATGTTCAATCCAGATGAAGACAATTCATTGGCTAGAATCGTTAATGATGGTACTGTCATCAAAAGTCCTACTTTGGAAGAACTAGAATTACAGTTCAAACAGGAAGCATCCTTACCTGAAGACCTTAATAATGATAGTATACCAGTGGATCAACAGTTATCAGATGAAGAtgataaagtaataaatacAGAGTTCAGTAAAGTTTTGAAGCATTTTGAAATGTCTTCAGAGAAACCTTCAACCTTCCCAGAATCTTCTAAGCATGAATTATCGAATAGTAAAATTTCATATGTGGGTAAGAAAATGGTTGAGGAAGAACCTATGACAAAGATTCACGTCACAAGAGTATGTCCTGCGTGCGAGGATAATGGAAATCGTCATGACAATTGTCAGAAAAGATCTTATTCTACGAAAAGATCATCAACACCAATACCTTTGCAAGATTCAGACTCGATGAAAGGCAACAACGAGGAAGAATCAAACCCGATGTCCTACACTTCTGGTGCAACTTTGAAAGATGAAGAAAGATTGAAGTCCAGACGAGTGATCGAAATTTCCACTAATCAGAGAATAAATAGGGAGAACGATGAAGATGAGGACGAGTACGAGTTTGGTTCTGGTGTGACGATAAGCAATAAAAGTTTGTTCGATCGCGAAGACCGGCgcaatataaataatatcagTGTGTCCAGTGGTGAGAACAGTGAGGACAGCGGGTTGGTTGGCGAGTCGATGGATTACAATACGCAGGACTTTGATCATCGACCTCCGTTACCTAGCACACCGATGCCGCAAAAGATGACTTACATCACGGAAATCAAACTCTCTGCTAATGGTGGAAAGCTACAAGAGGATGGGAACGACGAAACGAAAGAAAGTAAAGAGAACAGGTTGGCGCAGAATGAATTGAAAACGGTTTCAAACGGTAAGGCTGCTTCTAAGAAGCCTCCTGTTCCTCCTAGGCGAACCGACATTATGAAATccaataaaaaaggaaatgttGAGAAACAAGTTATTTATGTTTCTGAATATAAATCAAACGAAGCTAAAGAATCAGATGGTTCAGACGTGAGTCAAGAGATCAAACAATCGGATGCTAGCCCACAAAAACATGATCAGTGGACGCATTTGGAGGAAAAACAACAGAATCGATGAGAATGATCTACCAGTGAATTAGAAGTAATCAGTAATGCTTTCAGATATTTAATGTATGATTCTTTAATGCATCTTTTTACCACTGGAATAACGATGAGTGTCATAAAATGAGTAAGTTCAATTATGACAAACTATTAAGTTGTTGCATACTGAATGGTTCGTTTTAAGATATTTCAGGTGCATTGGTGTAACATAactagaattttagaattgtaGAATGTTGGGATTCTAGAATTTTAGGAGCTccaaattcaataattttggTATTTTAGAATTTAGCTC
Protein-coding sequences here:
- the LOC114871354 gene encoding uncharacterized protein LOC114871354, which encodes MEDEPRDTCFGAGSVAGAVIGTFLTTILLLLVAALLYKQWRRHKGKHLVLVTDPEIVEEAYAFDNPCFKDVTTSPTNRTREGAISMTSGDTPGKDSARWSTSWTSLGLGSTNRNDKRKTLDDSCLGPKATRISEVNLKSRDFTGLGFNICGNMREGIFVKDLLHRGPASESGKIHPGDRIASVKISFRNMVYEDALTILSYASPYDVKLEVESGGIGSKPTTLLKKSVGPSAARICHPLYRSQSIPELSQSKSVAKRLFIVDPNESISSNYSTMNSTLKSSKSTPGKQPFEKRHEESKSNHHKFGIKVLPALDGTVHRIENQNEHNTNLERRHSKKLDKEKYLSNTSKSDKKEEAQRQQNSQVLSRPKEKTDLFDMCSVDTLDKGKKSGDATIHIPQEVPAEVHNAAMAARRNRKNSSELLNAQKDIESVETEDSKNQQKNKRKAPPPPTSNLEAEQITVKKDSVIKKEYEINSISDFTESLSDYVNKVRENTETHGEQKMETLIIDGRHSESDTDSEIQNSFTTIELNSTNITIHQTPVPETNDDEDDEDDVYRKAASLGDLSKYECKTSATLERAQSLDMTDTGTKKRKAPLPPEDINESTEDLTKLDQMDTFDRRLLKKSNEWGTLENVWRKKQDGEEKSKKSRVRKKSNERPKSSVEIQLKDDTSDEKKDDETSIELYNLPLSKRLTEEFIHTERMFNPDEDNSLARIVNDGTVIKSPTLEELELQFKQEASLPEDLNNDSIPVDQQLSDEDDKVINTEFSKVLKHFEMSSEKPSTFPESSKHELSNSKISYVGKKMVEEEPMTKIHVTRVCPACEDNGNRHDNCQKRSYSTKRSSTPIPLQDSDSMKGNNEEESNPMSYTSGATLKDEERLKSRRVIEISTNQRINRENDEDEDEYEFGSGVTISNKSLFDREDRRNINNISVSSGENSEDSGLVGESMDYNTQDFDHRPPLPSTPMPQKMTYITEIKLSANGGKLQEDGNDETKESKENRLAQNELKTVSNGKAASKKPPVPPRRTDIMKSNKKGNVEKQVIYVSEYKSNEAKESDGSDVSQEIKQSDASPQKHDQWTHLEEKQQNR